TCCGActgttagattagtttagaaatatgttgtgttatcttctgtttattgttattaggtattatcttgtgtttttttttcagtataagccttagtaggctttaccattttgaaagcctgaaatggcttttgtaaatatttttctaatattaatgaaataatattatgactaTTTCTTTATTTAATGTCATTAACATTCAATACATTATATATATGTTATATCAAAATGGACagcaatatttcctatgaacattagcattaaaataaatgttcctttaaaggcatgataatggacaatgagcatattagaattggattactgcatattagaattggattactgcattattgatgcaataatattcaatatacttacttacttaactcttttgttgaacggataatgagtacaagtgatgcaactacgtcttcttctacaaataacagctttaaaacaccaaggacaataattgaaacattaaatgCACTCCAGTACATTCCATTCTGTCCAGAGGAAAAGAAACCTAAAGTAGGACAAGTATTCAAACGCCTAGAATTAGCAGAGTTATTCTACAAAGAATATTGTACAATCTGTGGGTTTACGCCAAGACTTGCAACAACAAAAAGGATTAAAGGCAATGAGTTaccaaacagttttgcattaaggaatGTTGTCTGCAATAGGCAAGGTGTAAAGGAAAGTAGGAAAAGGAAGAGGACTGATACTGATACCGATACTGCTGAGAATGATACAGAATCTGATGTGACAGACATAAGCCGTGTGAGGCCGATTACAAGAATTGACTGTCGTGCATTAGTGCAGTTTAAATACCAAGAAAATGGAACTTATATTGTTACCAGATTCGATGAAGCGCATAACCATCCGCTTGCTTCGCCTGAATCTACAATATTCTTGAAAGGAAACCGAAAAATGACAGAGGTACAGAAGCAATTTGTCACAAAGGTAAAGGTGCTAAAACTAGGTGGTGTGAAAGCCTATAGAGGTTGGAAGGAGCTGTGTGGAGGTTACAACAACATTGGGGCTACTGAGGTTGATTTCAAAAACTTTGGGGGACATAAAAACCTACATTGGTAATTTTGATGTACAAATGTTTGTTGAAAATCTTATAGGGAGAAAAGACACATGCagttcattttactttgattttatagTAGATGAAAACAAGTGCCTGGTTCGAGAGTGTTTTGGGCGAGATCCGATCTGCATAAAGAACTACATCTTTGTTCGGTGAGGTTTTATCGCAGATGCTACATATagaacaaacaagtacgatatggtgTTTGTGCCTTTCACAGGAGTTGATCACCACAAAAGGTGCAGCATAACGTTTGGAGCTGGGTTGATAGGTGATGAAAGTATTGAGTGTTATACATGGCTGTTCAAGACATTTTTGGAAGCAATGGGCGGGTGCCAACCGAGAATTATAATTGCGATCGGGACAAATCAATGAAGTCGGTGGTCCCGGAAGTGTTTAAGGAGTCAACACACACGGTGTGCATGTGGCACATAATGAAGAAACTAAGAGAGAAAGTCAGTTATCAACTTTTTCAAGATGAGGATTTTAAGACCAGGCTCAAtaggtgtgtttggaacaaccaacTTGAGCCTGATGAATTCGAAGAACA
The Silene latifolia isolate original U9 population chromosome 11, ASM4854445v1, whole genome shotgun sequence genome window above contains:
- the LOC141613901 gene encoding protein FAR1-RELATED SEQUENCE 5-like, with translation MAMVCKGWSKWFLIGNDPEVKERDYYQAAVHGNENEEKKPKVGQVFKRLELAELFYKEYCTICGFTPRLATTKRIKGNELPNSFALRNVVCNRQGVKESRKRKRTDTDTDTAENDTESDVTDISRVRPITRIDCRALVQFKYQENGTYIVTRFDEAHNHPLASPESTIFLKGNRKMTEVQKQFVTKVKVLKLGGVKAYRGWKELCGGYNNIGATEVDFKNFGGHKNLHW